TAAAGACCCTTACCATTATTAAGAATGCGCTGGACATGATCAAGGAAAACCACGGTGTGGAAATCGTAATTGATGACATACCGCTGGATGACCAACAGACTTACGAACTATACCAGCGCGGTGATACCATTGGTACATTCCAGTTTGAAAGTCCGGGCATGCAGAAATACCTGAAGGAGCTGAAGCCTGACCAATTTGCCGATTTGATTGCCATGAACGCCCTGTACCGTCCGGGTCCTATGGCTTACATTCCTCAGTACGTAGATCGTAAGCATGGTCGTGAGGAAGTGCATTACGACTTGCAGGAAATGGAAGAATACCTAAAGGAAACGTATGGTATTACGGTGTATCAGGAGCAGGTGATGTTGCTGGCACAGAAGATCGGCGGCTTTAGTAAGGGTGACGCGGACGTACTGCGTAAGGCCATGGGTAAGAAAGACCGGAAGACGCTGGACAAAATGAAGGGCAAGTTCATTGATGGTGCAGTGGGCAAAGGACATGATGCTAAAATATTAGAAAAGGTATGGACCGACTGGGAAGCGTTTGCCCAGTATGCCTTCAACAAATCGCACTCTACCTGTTATGCCTTTGTGGCTTATCAGACGGCATATTTGAAGGCCCACTACCCTGCGGAGTACATGTCAGCGGTACTGAATAACGCTAATGCTATTGAAAAGCTCACCTTCTTCATGGAGGAATGTAAGCGAATGGGTATCAAAGTACTAGGCCCTGATATCAATGAATCACACAAAGGTTTTGCGGTAAACGCTGTCGGTGAAATTCGTTTTGGTCTAGGAGGATTAAAAGGTGTAGGTGAAGCAGCGGTAGATAGTATCATCGAAGAACGTAAGAAAGATGGCACTTTTAAAGACCCGTTTGACTTTATCAGACGCATCAACCAGCGTACTGTAAACAAGAAGACATTGGAAAGTTTAGTCTATGCAGGTGCGTTTGACACTTTCCCACAGTTACACCGTGCACAATACTTTGTTGTACCAGAAGGAGAAACGCAAACAGGTTTGGAAAAACTGGTTAAATATGGCAACGTGGTACAGGCGCAAAGTGCTAGCACTACTAATACCCTGTTTGGCGATATTTTACCTTCTGTAATGGATATCAAGCCACCAGCGATAACTCCTTGTCCTACATGGTCATTAACAGAGCAGTTGGGTTTTGAAAAAGAGATCACCGGTATTTATTTAAGTGGACACCCACTTGATCATTATAAGTTTGAAATGAAACATTATGGCATAACGCCGATAGTTGATTTTAACGAAGTAAAGGACAACGCCCAGTTAGCTGCGAGCGGAAGAACTTACAAGCTTTTGAGTTTAGTGACAGTAGCCAACCATCGTATTTCCCGTCAAGGCAATAAGTTTGGGTCGTATGTAGTGGAAGATTATTCTGGCAAAACAGAGATTGTACTCTTTGGTGATGATTATATACGCTTTGGCTCTTATTTAGAGCTGGGGCAAACCATTTTATTAGTAGGTGCTTACCGCCAGCGGCCTTACCGGGATGAGTATGAGTTCAAGATCTCATCTATTTCCCTCGCAGAAAACATTAAGCGGCAAATGACAAAACAGCTCAGTTTGGAGTTGGATGCCCGTAATGTGCAAAAAGATTTTATTGACTTTCTGGAAAACAATATAAAGAAATTCCCAGGCTCAGCTTTACTGAAAATAGTGGTAAATGAACCAAAAGAAGCCTTAAAGGCAGGGTTTATGACCTTTGGATCAGGGCTGGAAATGAATGATGATTTAATTCAGTACCTTACCGACAAACCGGAAATTGACGTACAGGTCACAGCCGTTTAAATGACAGTTATCAACATTAACTGACAACTATTCATTAAATATTAGGTTGGGCCTAAATTTGTACCCGCAAACAAACAATTGATTAAAAATAGTAATCATGGCACAAGCATTCACAGATTCGAATTTTCAAGCTGATGTATTAAGTTCTGATAAATTAACCGTAGTAGATTTTTGGGCAGAATGGTGCGGTCCTTGCCGTGCAATTGGGCCCGTTATTGACGAGTTAGCTAAAGAATATGATGGTAAAGTAAACGTAGGTAAAGTAAACGTAGATGAGAACCCTCAGGTTAGCATGAACTACGGCATTACTTCTATTCCAGCTATCCTTTTTATTAAAGGTGGCCAGGTAGTTGACAAATTAGTAGGTGCACAGCCTAAATCTAATTTTGTAAAGAAGATTGAAGCACATATCTAATATAATTGATATCAAATGAGTAAAAAAAGCAGGCATTTTGCCTGCTTTTTGCTTTTTTAACGTTCAGAATTTCCAACTCAGCAATAAAAATCGGCCTAATGCTATAAGAATCATTAAATTGCCTCCCTATTTTTCAACTACGTCTGCATGAACGCTGCACTCATGAACTTAGGCCGTGGCGCCATTGGAATGACCTTCCTCATTCTTGTTTGCTATTTATTAAGTAACGACCGTAAAGCCATTAATTGGAAACTTGTCATTTTTGGTGTGCTTGCCCAGGTAATGTTTGCCATGGGGGTTCTACATACTACAATAGCAGGACAGCCGGTGTTCTGGCTGATGTTTGGACTTATTTTGGCCTATACCATTTTCCGCAAGTTTGGTAAAGTCAAAAAAGGCGAAGATCCTATAAAATATAATCCATCCAACCTGGTTTTATCCGTTGTATGGCAAATTCTATTAGTCGTTGGCCTTGTATTAGCCCCTCGAATCTTTAGTCAATGGACGAATCTGGCCATGCTGCTCAGTGGGATTGCTCTTTTGACAATGGCGTTTAAAATGGGAGCCCGTTTTCCAGAGCTCATGAAATGGAACATTCTGGTTTCATCTGTAATTCTTACCATTTGTGTTTATACCAGCGTTTGTACTCCTGAGCTATTTAAAGTAATGCTACAGGCTGTGTCAAGTGTCTTTGTTGACTTGATCAATGTAAGTCATAAAGGAACTGAGTTTCTTTTTGGTAACCTGGCTGATGCATCAAAAGGTTGGGCTTATGTATTTGCCATACAGGTACTACCAAACATTATCTTCTTTGCGGCTTTATCTGCTATACTTTTTTACCTGGGAATACTACAAAAGATCGTGTTTGTATTTGCCTACCTCCTCAACAAGCTATTTATCTCTGGTGCGGAGAGCATGTCAACAGCAGCTAATATCTTCCTAGGCCAAACAGAAGCGCCCTTAATGATCCGTCCTTATTTGGACAAAATGACGCGTTCTGAAATTCTATGTATCATGGTAGGCGGTATGGCCAATACTGCAGGCAGTGTTCTAGCCGCTTATGTAGGAATGCTGGGTGGCACAGATGTAGGACAACAAAACTTCTTTGCCCTGCACATGTTGAGCCAATCGATTATGAGTGCACCAGCTGCCATTGTATGTTCTAAACTGCTGTTTCCTCAAACACAAGGTGCTCTAATCTCTAAAGACTTATCAGTTTCAAAAGATAAACTAGGTGACAACTTTTTAGACGCTATTTCGTTAGGAACTACAGACGGTTTGAAGTTAGCTGCCAATGTAGGTGCCATGCTTATTGTATTTACAGCCATGATGTGGGTAGCCAATGGTCTTATGGGATGGATTGGTAGCATGACCAATTTAAATGGAGCTATTGCAACCGCTACCGGTGGCCGGTATACTTCTTTATCGCTGGATCTGATCTTAGGTTATCTTTTCTCTCCAGTGGCTTGGCTCATAGGGGTAGATAAAGTGGATATGTTAAGCATCGGACAATTGTTAGGCGTAAAAACCATCATTAATGAATTCCAAGCCTACATTGTATTGGGCGATATGAAAGCACATAACTTGATACGTGACCCTAAATCACTATTAATAGCAACCTATGCGCTATGTGGTTTTGCCAACTTTGCTTCTATAGGAATTCAAATAGGTGGAATTAGTCAGCTAGCTCCTTCTCAACGCAGAAATCTTACAGAACTTGGTGTGAAAGCCCTGATTGGTGGTACGATTGCCTGCCTGATGTGCGGATGTATTGCGGGCGCTTTATATGGATAAAAGGCGGTTATTTAAAGGCAGGAATTTAGTATTATTGTATGTGTGCATCTTAACATAAATTGCTTATCTGCAATACATTACAAAATTATCCTACATTGAAAAAAGCTTACGGTTTAATGATAGCCATATGCAGCCTAGTTTTTACTGGGACAATGGCTCAAAAACCACTTACTGGTAGTGAAAGTACCACACCAGTGCCATCATCTAAAATAAGATGCGCTACCACTGAAGGAATCCAGAAACGCCTTAAAACTGATCCAGTCTATTATGCTGCTTATCAAAAAAAACTAAAGGATTTTCAGCATTCCAAAGTAAGCGCATTATCTCTCACACCTACGACCGCTAAACTAACCAGCACTATCACTGTTCCTGTGGTTATACATATAGTATTACCTAACCCGCAAGTAGTAACAGATGCTGATGTTCAATATTTCATTGAACGTTTGAATATAGATTTTTCGGGATTAAATCCAGATAGCACGAATGCTATTCCTTTTTATGGTGTTAGAGGACATTCGCTTATCCGTTTTGCATTAGCAAAAAGGGACCCTAATGGCAAGCCAACAATTGGAATTGTTAGAAGAGCAAGTGCTACAACCATAGGATTTGATGAACCGCAGGCTATAAAAGATGCTTCTTCTGGAGGCTCCGACCCATGGCCATATAAAGAATATTACAATATTTGGGTGGGTGAATCAACAAGCGGGCTTCTAGGTATAGCACCAGAAATTGGTCCAGGTACTTCAAAAAGTGATGGTGTATGTATAAACTATGCGGCCTTTTCAAACAACAATT
This genomic interval from Flavisolibacter tropicus contains the following:
- a CDS encoding NupC/NupG family nucleoside CNT transporter encodes the protein MNAALMNLGRGAIGMTFLILVCYLLSNDRKAINWKLVIFGVLAQVMFAMGVLHTTIAGQPVFWLMFGLILAYTIFRKFGKVKKGEDPIKYNPSNLVLSVVWQILLVVGLVLAPRIFSQWTNLAMLLSGIALLTMAFKMGARFPELMKWNILVSSVILTICVYTSVCTPELFKVMLQAVSSVFVDLINVSHKGTEFLFGNLADASKGWAYVFAIQVLPNIIFFAALSAILFYLGILQKIVFVFAYLLNKLFISGAESMSTAANIFLGQTEAPLMIRPYLDKMTRSEILCIMVGGMANTAGSVLAAYVGMLGGTDVGQQNFFALHMLSQSIMSAPAAIVCSKLLFPQTQGALISKDLSVSKDKLGDNFLDAISLGTTDGLKLAANVGAMLIVFTAMMWVANGLMGWIGSMTNLNGAIATATGGRYTSLSLDLILGYLFSPVAWLIGVDKVDMLSIGQLLGVKTIINEFQAYIVLGDMKAHNLIRDPKSLLIATYALCGFANFASIGIQIGGISQLAPSQRRNLTELGVKALIGGTIACLMCGCIAGALYG
- the trxA gene encoding thioredoxin is translated as MAQAFTDSNFQADVLSSDKLTVVDFWAEWCGPCRAIGPVIDELAKEYDGKVNVGKVNVDENPQVSMNYGITSIPAILFIKGGQVVDKLVGAQPKSNFVKKIEAHI